In Alteromonas macleodii, the sequence AATTAGGGTATAAAGGCCTGGTCGTTACAGATGCGTTAGATATGGCTGGTATTACACAGTTCTTCTCGCACGAAGAAGCACTCGTTCGCGCATTCAGTGCCGGTGCGGATATTGCGCTCATGCCTTTCACCATAAGAAATAAAAAGGATATCAACGCATTCTCAAAGCTTTTAGATAATGTGGCAATAAGACTTGTAAACACGTCATCAGACTCGTTTTCAGAAAGCGCTTTCTTGGTATCTTCCTATAATCGTATTCTTAAAGCAAAACAACAGTTTACTTTAGAAAGCTTCGTTTCTAAACCTGTATCTTGGTGGCTTGATGAGGCAAAAGAAAATACAACGATTGATAATCCTAACAGTCTAAAAAACAAAGGAATCCGAATTGAGAAAGCGCTTTCTAAGGCTTCGGTCTCGGTACTATATGGAAAGGGGAAGCTTCCGGTAAAATCAACGCGCTGGCTTGCGCTAATGCCTGATGCCGCAAGGTGTTTAGCCTTTGAAAGTGCACTGATACGAGCAGGTTCAAAGAGTACTAATAAGCCCCTAGAATTTGCTTGTCTACCCTTAATGGCATTGCCAAAAAAACAGCTAGCTATGATGCTTTTAAAACAGGCAGAAGTACTAGTGGTGGGTAATATTAATCCGCTTCACGCGAACTATGAGTTAGGTGGGCTTGATCTACCTGAACATATAAAGCATCGCGCAAGTGAATCTGATGTGATGGCATTTAGCAAAATGATGATGACTGCTGCGAAAACACAGAAGAAAACCGTGGTTTTTGCTCCCCTACGTATGCCGTATGAAGCAAATGATCTCAAAAATGTGACAGACATCGCTATTGCAACATTTAGTTATGCGATAAGCATAGACGAGCAAGTTGGTAAGGGTGATAACAAGGTTACCAGCTATAGTCTGAACGCACTGGCTGATGTCTTAGTAGGTAACGCAGTTGCCGAAGGTCGTGCACCAGTTTCGTTAGAGTAACTTTCTCTATACCTAAAAGCGGCAGTTTGAGCGACAATGTGAAAGGCTAGTTTAAAGGTGTTTCTTTAGCCAACCTTAAAGGAAAACATGTGAATACAGAAAACTTATCAGGTACTACGCGAGCATCACTAATTGACTCTGTGTTCAGTACGTTCCTTACATTTGTTCCTTTACTCGTTGCTATAGCATTGGTTGTAAGTACACTCGTTACTCTACATTACCTTTTGCTTGCTAAACAAAGCCACCTTACCAGCGAGCAGAAACTGCCCCGACAAGTTGGAATGTTAGTACTTACTATCATTGGTACAGTTGTTATAGCGATGACTCTTCCAGTAAGTGAAAGTACGCGAAATCAAGTTATCGCACTTATCGGTGTACTTATTTCTGGTGTCATTGCTTTTTCATCTACCACAATGGTGGGTAGTTTGATGGCAGGAATAGTACTTAGGGTAAACCGCCCCTTTAGGGTCGGTGACTTCATAAAAGTAGAAGGTTATAGCGGGCGCGTTACTGAAATGGGCTTGCTTGATGTTGAAATTCAGACGGAGAGCAGAGAACTAATTGCTTTCGCCAACACGCTTATGGTGAGTTCGCCTGTTTCGGTCACGCGTGCTTCTGGTGCAATTGTTAGCGTGGATATTAGCTTAGGCTATGATATTCACCACAGTGTCATTGAAAAGCATCTACTTGCGGCTGCTGAAAATGCAAAGCTGGCAGAGCCTTTTGTACAGGTCATGGGGCTAGGCGATTTCTCTGTAAGCTATC encodes:
- a CDS encoding mechanosensitive ion channel family protein; its protein translation is MNTENLSGTTRASLIDSVFSTFLTFVPLLVAIALVVSTLVTLHYLLLAKQSHLTSEQKLPRQVGMLVLTIIGTVVIAMTLPVSESTRNQVIALIGVLISGVIAFSSTTMVGSLMAGIVLRVNRPFRVGDFIKVEGYSGRVTEMGLLDVEIQTESRELIAFANTLMVSSPVSVTRASGAIVSVDISLGYDIHHSVIEKHLLAAAENAKLAEPFVQVMGLGDFSVSYRISGLLTEVKSLLSARSRLHKAVLDALHDSDIEIVSPSFMNQRPQADGLKMIAKSPSQTTKEEASPEDVIFDKAEEAEQKEKNKEMLMQTIADIDAKIAETDSENKDELKQQKATAEARLATLVKTKTEES